One stretch of Bombina bombina isolate aBomBom1 chromosome 7, aBomBom1.pri, whole genome shotgun sequence DNA includes these proteins:
- the TATDN2 gene encoding putative deoxyribonuclease TATDN2: MASGRRVTLKHKLSDHTELSPRKYLKSGQSSKLPRTVSETTDHGTESPSVAEERHVNLYTCEAMSNVKKGFHTMNTEDTSSSSRRVSFRGRLRRSWPLYQQTDVQEPVEIRESRHSPALQCKLETETKKSPVDPDNIQKDDPRRRRRSTQPSTMLFKKAFRDIIGTPIKKQASTCSSPENECSKKSNSLLHKVSSATNVDNKPEVNYSTESNQPILRDADILHCSPERDLNHLLQKEKKPIEKSEHNHLLAKENETMVMAVPDSIYTYQLPEPAADIKEETSRLVFLYEDDNDKDLGVDNNSEKDPSIGSDFSDIEDIESLARFSQEEQADSSYQLSEASYQLSEASTSSNYVTYPLHLYRNYSYNYAQPWTSSPLPKACTQGSTWRQNESNISRLSEPSTDLIENSFLSASSDGDMSGNLHRNRSGSFDTAWICESANKLMRRHSDVHIPVDHSKTPKFLQEGFIDTHCHLDMLFSKLSFRSSFAELRDNYSSTFPREFQGCIADFCDPGTLDNNQWEHLLGEDMVWGAFGCHPHFAQYYDSRKQDAIMNAMRHPKAIAYGEMGLDYSHKCSTTIPMQHTVFEKQLKLAVALGKPLVIHCRNADEDLFQILKKLVPYDYKMHRHCFTGNYNQIEPFLKEFPNMSVGFTALLTYPSAEDAREAMRQIPLERLIVETDAPFFLPKQVPKSFCKFAHPGVAIHTIQEMAKQKNLTLASVLSALRQNTKQLYNV, from the exons ATGGCTTCTGGTCGCCGTGTCACTCTTAAGCATAAGTTGTCAGATCATACTGAGTTGTCCCCTCGTAAATACTTGAAGAGTGGGCAGTCCTCCAAATTACCCAGAACGGTCAGTGAAACCACAGACCATGGCACTGAGAGTCCCAGTGTGGCAGAGGAAAGACATGTGAACCTGTATACCTGTGAGGCTATGTCTAATGTGAAAAAGGGCTTTCATACCATGAATACTGAAGATACTTCCTCAAGCTCTCGTAGGGTTTCTTTTAGAGGCCGTTTACGGAGAAGTTGGCCTCTATATCAGCAGACTGACGTGCAGGAACCTGTCGAGATCAGGGAGTCTAGGCATTCACCTGCTTTACAATGCAaa CTTGAAACAGAGACGAAAAAATCTCCCGTAGATCCTGACAACATACAGAAGGATGACCCAAGGCGCAGAAGGCGCAGTACGCAGCCTTCCACAATGTTGTTTAAGAAAGCTTTCCGTGACATCATTGGAACGCCCATCAAAAAACAAGCTTCAACATGCAGTTCTCCAGAGAATGAATGCAGCAAAAAATCAAACAGTCTTCTCCATAAAGTTTCTAGTGCCACTAATGTGGACAATAAACCTGAAGTTAACTACAGCACAGAGTCAAACCAGCCCATCCTGAGAGATGCAGATATTCTACATTGTAGCCCAGAAAGAGATCTCAATCACCTGCTACAAAAGGAAAAAAAGCCCATAGAAAAATCAGAGCACAACCACCTGCTTGCCAAGGAAAATGAGACCATGGTGATGGCTGTGCCTGACTCCATTTACACATACCAGCTGCCTGAACCTGCTGCAGATATCAAAGAGGAAACCTCCAGGCTTGTGTTTTTATATGAAGATGATAATGATAAAGATCTTGGTGTG GATAATAACTCTGAGAAAGATCCGTCTATTGGAAGCGACTTTTCTGACATAGAAGATATTGAGTCACTTGCAAGATTTTCCCAGGAGGAGCAGGCTGACTCCTCCTATCAACTGTCAGAAGCTTCCTATCAACTATCAGAAGCCTCTACATCTTCTAATTATGTCACATACCCGCTGCACTTGTACAGGAACTATTCATACAACTATGCACAGCCCTGGACCAGCAGTCCCTTGCCCAAAGCCTGCACACAAGGGAGCACATGGCGCCAGAATGAGTCCAACATCAGTCGCCTTTCTGAGCCTTCTACAGATTTGATTGAGAATTCATTCCTAAGTGCCTCCAGTGATGGCGATATGTCAGGAAACCTACACCGCAATAGATCAGGTTCATTTGATACCGCATGGATCTGTGAGAGCGCAAATAAACTGATGAGGAGGCATTCGGATGTGCACATTCCTGTGGACCATTCCAAGACTCCGAAATTCCTGCAGGAAGGATTCATAGATACACATTGCCACTTAGACATGTTGTTCTCAAAACTGTCTTTCAGGAGCTCTTTTGCTGAGCTAAGAGATAACTATTCTTCCACATTTCCCAGAGAATTCCAAGGTTGCATAGCAGATTTCTGTGACCCAGGCACTTTAGATAACAATCAGTGGGAGCATTTACTGGGGGAAGACATGGTGTGGGGGGCATTTGGTTGTCACCCTCACTTTGCACAGTATTATGACAGTCGGAAGCAAGATGCGATCATGAATGCAATGAGACACCCAAAGGCTATAGCTTATGGGGAAATGGGTCTGGATTATTCTCATAAATGCTCTACTACAATACCAATGCAACACACG GTGTTTGAGAAGCAGCTGAAGCTAGCAGTGGCCCTTGGGAAGCCTTTAGTGATTCACTGTCGGAATGCAGATGAGGACTTGTTCCAGATCTTGAAAAAGTTGGTTCCATATGACTACAAGATGCATCG tcACTGCTTTACTGGAAATTACAACCAAATCGAGCCATTTCTGAAGGAGTTCCCAAACATGTCAGTGGGATTTACTGCCCTCTTGACATACCCCTCTGCCGAGGATGCCCGTGAGGCCATGAGACAGATCCCTCTAGAGAGGCTTATTGTGGAAACAGATGCCCCCTTCTTCTTGCCAAAGCAG gtgccaAAAAGTTTTTGTAAATTTGCTCACCCGGGTGTCGCCATTCACACGATTCAGGAAATGGCTAAACAGAAGAATTTGACGCTGGCGTCTGTACTGAGCGCTTTACGCCAAAACACCAAGCAGCTGTATAATGTGTAA